One region of Flavobacterium sp. GSB-24 genomic DNA includes:
- a CDS encoding glycosyltransferase family A protein produces the protein MKYYIVIPAHNEQDLIGLTLQSLVSQTVLPSKVVVVNDNSTDKTEEVVLSFAKENPFISVVNKTSDAIHMPGSKVIQAFQKGFETLDSNYDIIVKIDGDLIFPPNYFETIIKHFESNPKIGMVGGFCYIDKNGEWVLENLTDKDHIRGALKAYRKETFQQIGGLKPAMGWDTVDELLCKFYNWKIVTDQSLHVKHLKPTGANYNKTARYKQGEAFYTLGYGFWITAIASAKLAMMKKKPFLFLDYIKGFLKAKKAKTPLLVNPEQAKFIRKYRLQKMKEKLI, from the coding sequence ATGAAGTATTACATCGTTATTCCCGCGCATAATGAACAAGATTTAATTGGCTTGACTTTACAATCTTTGGTTTCACAAACTGTTTTACCATCAAAAGTTGTTGTGGTAAACGACAATTCTACGGATAAGACAGAAGAAGTTGTATTGAGTTTTGCAAAGGAGAATCCGTTTATTTCTGTTGTAAATAAAACTTCAGATGCTATACATATGCCGGGAAGCAAAGTCATTCAGGCTTTTCAAAAAGGTTTTGAAACTTTGGATTCTAATTATGATATTATTGTAAAAATAGACGGAGATTTAATTTTTCCACCAAATTATTTCGAAACTATCATTAAACATTTCGAGTCTAATCCTAAAATCGGAATGGTTGGCGGATTTTGTTATATCGATAAAAACGGCGAATGGGTTTTAGAAAACCTTACCGATAAAGATCACATTCGCGGCGCGCTGAAAGCCTACAGAAAAGAAACTTTTCAGCAAATTGGCGGGTTAAAACCTGCAATGGGCTGGGATACTGTAGATGAATTATTGTGTAAATTTTATAACTGGAAAATCGTTACAGACCAGTCTTTACATGTAAAACATTTGAAACCAACTGGTGCAAATTACAATAAAACAGCTCGTTATAAACAAGGCGAAGCTTTTTATACTTTAGGATATGGTTTTTGGATTACCGCAATTGCATCGGCAAAATTAGCGATGATGAAGAAAAAGCCATTCCTATTTTTAGATTATATTAAAGGTTTTTTGAAAGCAAAAAAAGCAAAAACTCCTTTACTCGTTAACCCTGAACAAGCTAAATTTATTAGAAAGTATCGTTTGCAAAAAATGAAAGAAAAGTTAATTTGA